Proteins from one Aureimonas sp. SA4125 genomic window:
- a CDS encoding LysR family transcriptional regulator, whose protein sequence is MDTLTRMRAFIAVIENEGFSAAARKTGRSKALLSKYVRELEDELGVLLINRTTRQIALTGAGEVYLARASAILSDLESLNEEAREATGEAKGRIRVSAARTFGDAELGHSLVDFAVAHPDISLDIHLDDNFVDLVEDGFDVAIRMTRLSDSAMIARRLASLDLALCASPALIERLGRPTHPSELANFPAVIDSNSRMFSSWSFRDPETGEPFPVPVSGQFTANSPVTVRAAVRAGLGFAMIPEFVVRADIAAGRLVTVLETFMPQEAGIYAVFPHRRHLPLRVRLFVDFLAVWFRKCDGERAAPELVTMSEADAR, encoded by the coding sequence ATGGACACCCTGACACGGATGCGCGCCTTCATCGCCGTCATAGAGAACGAGGGGTTTTCCGCCGCTGCCCGCAAGACCGGGCGCTCGAAGGCGCTGCTGTCGAAATATGTGCGCGAGCTCGAGGATGAACTGGGCGTCCTCCTGATCAACCGGACGACACGCCAGATCGCGCTGACCGGCGCCGGGGAGGTCTATCTGGCGAGGGCCTCGGCCATCCTCTCAGACCTCGAAAGCCTGAACGAGGAGGCGCGCGAGGCCACTGGCGAAGCGAAGGGGCGGATCAGGGTCTCGGCGGCCCGCACGTTCGGCGATGCGGAGCTCGGGCATTCGCTCGTCGATTTCGCCGTCGCCCATCCCGACATCTCGCTGGACATCCACCTCGACGACAATTTCGTCGACCTCGTCGAGGATGGCTTCGACGTCGCCATCCGGATGACGCGGCTGTCCGACTCGGCGATGATCGCCCGGCGGCTCGCTTCGCTCGACCTTGCGCTCTGCGCCAGCCCCGCGCTGATCGAGCGGCTCGGGCGGCCGACCCATCCGTCGGAGCTGGCGAACTTTCCCGCCGTGATCGATTCCAATTCGCGCATGTTCTCCAGCTGGTCGTTCCGCGATCCCGAAACGGGCGAGCCGTTTCCGGTTCCTGTCTCCGGCCAGTTCACCGCCAACAGCCCCGTCACCGTCAGAGCCGCGGTGCGGGCGGGGCTCGGCTTTGCGATGATCCCGGAATTCGTCGTGCGGGCCGATATCGCGGCGGGGCGCCTTGTCACCGTTCTGGAAACCTTCATGCCGCAGGAGGCCGGAATCTATGCCGTCTTCCCGCATCGCCGGCACCTGCCGCTGCGGGTGCGCCTCTTCGTCGATTTTCTGGCGGTCTGGTTCCGCAAGTGCGATGGAGAGCGCGCGGCGCCGGAACTCGTCACAATGTCCGAAGCGGACGCGCGCTGA